DNA sequence from the Geobacter sp. AOG2 genome:
TCTGGCGGAAGACGGGAGTTGTCTGGTCTACGGGCAGCGTCCCATGACCTGCCGCCTGAACGGCATTCCGCTGTTCGACACCTCGGGGGAGGCGGTGATGGACGAGTGGTGTACCCTGAACTTTTGTGATGTTGATGCTGCGCTGATGGAGGACCTTCGCCACCCCTTCCTGGATTTGTTCGCCCAGGAATTACTTCTGTTCCGGGAACTGACCCGCAGGCTGCTGGGGGAGGCGGTGAGTGAGCTTGACACCTTCATCCCGGCGGCGGTTCTGCTCGACGCAGGGATGATCAGAGGCCTGCGGCGGCACTGATAAATATTTGGGTTTATCTACGGTTATCTACCGTTTTATGAAGGTTTTAAACGTGGAGCAACCCTTTCCACAATGGGTTCCAAATCGCTTGTATTGTAGACCGATGGGTAGCAGGTCCCCCAGGCACAGATGGAAAGCGCAGGAGGGCTGTCGTTCGCCTCGAAGAACAGGGTAAGGCTGGGGCAGTAACGCGATTTCAAGGTGTTCAGCAACTGCTGTATGACGGGATGTTCCCGCGGCCCACTGAAATAGGCCTCAACCGGTTCACTTTCCAGCAGGGCCATTGCGTGCAGGCTTCCCAGGTGGATTGCCGGTTGGCGTTGTACGTCGTCGTTGCAATCTTCCAGCAACCGGCGGGCATGATTCAGCAGGTCCTGCCTTCCGACGCATCGCGCCAGACGGATGAGCGTTTGTGCGGTCAGGGAGAATGCCGACGGCATGACACCGTCGTGTTCCAGGGATGCCGCCAGTGGCATTGGTTCTGCATCCCGGCCGGTTTTCGAGAATCTACCGCTGCTGGGGTCGAGGAACAACTCCAGAATCTGGTCGGCAAGCTGCAATGCATGTTCCAGCCAAGCCTTGTCGAGTGTGGCCTCGAACAATTCCAGCAGGCCAAACGCCAGGAAGGCATAATCCTCCAGAAATGCCGGGACATCGGACGCCTCCCCCAGAAAGCTGCGCAAGAGGCGTCCATCTTTGCGGCACAGCCGTTCCAGCAGGAAAGATGCTGCGCGAATGGCAGACTCCATGAATATGCTTGAGCCGGTCACCGCTCCCCCGCGGGCCAGGGCAGCAATCATCAGGCCGTTCCAGGAGGTAATAATCTTCTCGTCCCTGAATGGCCTGATGCGCTGTTCCCGCCGCTCCAGCAACAGCAAGCGGCCGCGTTCCAGTCGCTTACCGGTTTCCTCTGGGTCCAACCCTTCCCTGGCGCAGAACTCATCCAGTTTGAACATCGCATTCAGGATAGTACGTCCCTCAAAATTGCCCTCGTTGGTCACACGGTAGAACCGGCAGAACAGCGGTGCATCTGTGCCGAGGCACTCCTCGATCTCACGTCTGTCCCAGACGTAGTATTTACCTTCAATTCCTTCCGAATCGGCATCCACAGCCGCGTAGAAAGCCCCTTCGGGTGAGGTCAGCTCGCGCATAACGAAACCGAAGATGTTTTCGGCCATCACGAGCCAGGAATCATCACCCGTCGCTTGACTCGCCTCCAACACCGTCAGCCCGAACATGGCCTGGTCGTAGAGCATCTTTTCGAAATGCGGCACGAGCCACTCCCGGTCCACGGCATAACGGTGCAGACCTCCGCCAATCTGGTCCCATATCCCGCCGTTGCCTATCCTGTACAGAGTCTGGAGTGCCATCTCCAACGCCTGAGGATTTCCCGCTGCCCCCTGCCCGATCAGCCAACTCAGGTTGATGGGCATGGGGAACTTGGGGGCGGTCCCAAATCCGCCGTGCTGAGAGTCGTACATGCTGTGCAAATGGTTGAAGGATGTGTCTATAAGTTCTTGTAAATCCTGGCTTGTATTGTTTGATTCCTTGCGGGAAATATTGCCCATGGCTTCCATGATGCTGCGGCAGTTGTTTTCGATCAGATCGGGTCGCTGTCGCCAGAGCGCCGCAATATTGGGGAGCAGTTCCAACAGGCCGCTCATACCTGAGTATCCCTGTCGTGGGATATAGGTTACTGCCATGAAGGGACGCTTGTCCGGCGTCATGAAGATGTTCAACGGCCAGCCGCCGCTGCCGGTCAACACCTGGGACACGGCCATGTAGAAATCGTCGATATCCGGACGTTCCTCCCGATCCACCTTGATGCAGACGAAATGGTTGTTCAGCAGACCGGCAATCTGTTCGTCCTCGAAGGACTCGTGAGCCATGACGTGGCACCAGTGGCAGGTGGCGTAGCCGATAGAGAGCAGAATCGGCAAATTTCCGTCGCGGGCCTTCTCAAAGGCCGCGTCACCCCATTCATACCATGATACCGGGTTTTCAGCATGTTGCAGCAGGTAGGGACTGCGGGCGAAGATCAGGCGGTTGAAATGTTGGCCGCCGTCAGGCGGAAGCGAGCTCTTGTCCAATGCCCGGAGCCGGGCGATATGCGCCGATGTGTCAAGCTTCGTGTGTGCCACGGGATACCTCATTTATTGGGGTCGAGGTGCGGTATGTTTTATAAATGCCCGGAATAATGCGAGTTTATTGTTGACAATGGTCGCTACGTTGCTATAGGTTTGATTGTAACAATTTTAGAGGAGGGTGATATGAAAAAAGTTTCTTTGCTTGTCGTTTTTTTGCTGTGTTGCGCATTCACCGCATTTGCCAAGGATACGCTGCCCAGCCCGGAAGTATTAGGCAAGGAATCGATTTTCATTGCCGAGCGCCTGTCCAGCTATGACACGATAATTGTCAAGGCGTTTTCCACCGAGGGGGCTGAATTCGTCAATCTTGACGACGAGGAAAAGAAGATCGTCGAAGAAATCAAGCCGACCATCG
Encoded proteins:
- a CDS encoding thioredoxin domain-containing protein — its product is MAHTKLDTSAHIARLRALDKSSLPPDGGQHFNRLIFARSPYLLQHAENPVSWYEWGDAAFEKARDGNLPILLSIGYATCHWCHVMAHESFEDEQIAGLLNNHFVCIKVDREERPDIDDFYMAVSQVLTGSGGWPLNIFMTPDKRPFMAVTYIPRQGYSGMSGLLELLPNIAALWRQRPDLIENNCRSIMEAMGNISRKESNNTSQDLQELIDTSFNHLHSMYDSQHGGFGTAPKFPMPINLSWLIGQGAAGNPQALEMALQTLYRIGNGGIWDQIGGGLHRYAVDREWLVPHFEKMLYDQAMFGLTVLEASQATGDDSWLVMAENIFGFVMRELTSPEGAFYAAVDADSEGIEGKYYVWDRREIEECLGTDAPLFCRFYRVTNEGNFEGRTILNAMFKLDEFCAREGLDPEETGKRLERGRLLLLERREQRIRPFRDEKIITSWNGLMIAALARGGAVTGSSIFMESAIRAASFLLERLCRKDGRLLRSFLGEASDVPAFLEDYAFLAFGLLELFEATLDKAWLEHALQLADQILELFLDPSSGRFSKTGRDAEPMPLAASLEHDGVMPSAFSLTAQTLIRLARCVGRQDLLNHARRLLEDCNDDVQRQPAIHLGSLHAMALLESEPVEAYFSGPREHPVIQQLLNTLKSRYCPSLTLFFEANDSPPALSICAWGTCYPSVYNTSDLEPIVERVAPRLKPS